From the genome of Geobacter sp. SVR, one region includes:
- a CDS encoding DUF3488 and transglutaminase-like domain-containing protein: MATIRTLITVLSYAIALCGLVPLFSWLAPVPRLLAAAGLIAGIWQDRRGAWPLKTWMLNISIVPVFLFYASRFSRTDAVQPVVSFLAILLAVRLLGEKSPRHYLQIYALSLFCLAASSLFDLSPFFLLYLALMLFMVAVSLVLLTFWCQEERMEIPRAALQRIVAAGLLMPLLSLPFLVLLFPLLPRTQFPLWNFLAAPASRISGFSDRVEPGGSSTMAESAAPAFRAELPRQPQPQLYWRGIVFNRFDGRRWVRGPIPPETVVYGSPRVSQVIFPEPGLVGFLPALDAPASITAARVRRSPDGIFQVPASARIRSYAAESFPAGTLPVAGSIDRTFYLQLPPGIPERIKRLAKDIHVGGKSDSGRLELLERYFRTGGYRYTLRDLPTGDNALERFLFETRQGHCEFFASAFGVVLRAAGVPARLVGGYLGGEYNDLGGYYLVSERMAHVWVEAYVNGQWLRVDPSSYAGNAGSVWGSRPQRSFTMRLRLAIDSFDHAWNRSVINYDFERQVEMARTAGKKLQGLKAGPVLKALQWPLALSAAMLLVAAAILNRKKLWPTPAERLLRRFYRQVEHDCGVRVLPGQGLFELAESTGNASVRTFVEIYAGALYRDRPLTAEEYDRLKRLLKKGFAVSSPVS, from the coding sequence ATGGCAACGATTAGAACGCTGATAACGGTACTTTCCTATGCCATTGCCCTGTGCGGGCTCGTGCCGCTTTTTTCCTGGCTGGCACCCGTTCCGCGCCTGCTGGCTGCAGCCGGCCTGATAGCAGGCATCTGGCAGGACCGCCGCGGCGCCTGGCCGCTCAAGACTTGGATGCTGAACATTTCGATCGTGCCGGTTTTTCTGTTCTACGCCTCCCGGTTCAGCCGTACCGATGCCGTTCAGCCGGTCGTGAGTTTTCTGGCGATCCTGCTGGCGGTTCGCCTGCTGGGGGAGAAGAGCCCTCGCCACTACCTGCAGATCTACGCCCTGTCGCTATTTTGTCTGGCCGCCTCCTCGCTCTTCGATCTGAGCCCCTTTTTCCTGCTGTACCTGGCCCTGATGCTGTTCATGGTGGCGGTATCGCTGGTTTTGCTGACATTTTGGTGCCAGGAGGAGCGGATGGAGATCCCGCGGGCCGCGCTGCAGCGTATAGTTGCCGCTGGCCTGCTGATGCCGCTGCTGTCGTTGCCGTTCCTGGTCCTCCTGTTTCCGCTGCTGCCCCGTACCCAGTTTCCGTTATGGAATTTCCTGGCAGCGCCGGCATCCCGCATCAGCGGCTTTTCCGACCGGGTCGAACCCGGCGGCAGCAGCACGATGGCTGAGTCCGCTGCACCGGCATTTCGTGCGGAGCTGCCGCGGCAGCCGCAGCCGCAGCTTTACTGGCGCGGCATCGTTTTCAACCGCTTCGACGGCAGGCGCTGGGTTCGCGGTCCAATTCCGCCGGAGACTGTCGTCTACGGCAGTCCGCGCGTCAGCCAGGTGATTTTCCCGGAACCGGGGCTGGTCGGGTTCCTGCCTGCCCTGGACGCGCCGGCAAGCATTACCGCTGCACGCGTCAGACGTTCGCCCGATGGTATTTTTCAGGTGCCGGCCAGCGCCCGGATCCGGAGCTATGCCGCCGAATCATTCCCCGCCGGCACGCTGCCGGTGGCCGGCAGCATTGACCGCACTTTTTACCTGCAACTGCCCCCGGGCATCCCCGAGCGCATCAAACGTCTGGCAAAAGACATACATGTCGGCGGGAAAAGCGATTCCGGCCGCCTGGAGCTGTTGGAACGCTATTTCCGCACCGGCGGCTACCGGTACACCCTGCGGGATCTGCCGACCGGGGATAATGCCCTGGAGCGTTTTCTGTTTGAAACCAGGCAGGGGCACTGCGAATTTTTCGCCTCTGCCTTCGGTGTCGTGTTGCGCGCCGCCGGAGTCCCGGCCCGCCTGGTGGGTGGCTATCTGGGGGGAGAGTATAACGACCTGGGGGGCTATTATCTGGTCAGCGAACGGATGGCGCACGTCTGGGTCGAGGCCTACGTCAACGGGCAGTGGCTGCGGGTCGACCCCAGCAGCTATGCCGGGAATGCGGGGAGCGTCTGGGGGAGCCGGCCGCAGAGAAGTTTTACCATGCGGCTGCGCCTGGCAATCGATTCGTTCGATCATGCCTGGAACAGGTCGGTGATCAACTACGATTTCGAACGTCAGGTGGAGATGGCCCGCACGGCCGGAAAGAAGCTTCAAGGGCTGAAAGCGGGACCGGTGCTGAAGGCTCTGCAATGGCCGCTGGCGCTGTCGGCAGCAATGCTGCTCGTGGCGGCCGCCATCCTCAACCGGAAAAAACTGTGGCCCACACCGGCGGAACGCCTGCTGCGCAGATTTTATCGGCAAGTTGAGCACGACTGCGGTGTTCGGGTGCTTCCGGGGCAGGGGCTGTTCGAACTGGCGGAGTCGACCGGCAATGCGAGTGTGCGGACTTTCGTAGAGATCTATGCCGGCGCGTTGTATCGGGACCGGCCCCTGACCGCGGAGGAGTATGATCGTCTGAAGCGCCTGTTGAAGAAAGGGTTTGCCGTCAGCTCTCCCGTTTCCTGA
- a CDS encoding bifunctional 2-polyprenyl-6-hydroxyphenol methylase/3-demethylubiquinol 3-O-methyltransferase UbiG — protein sequence MEEDRLKWNLRFGSEEAFLGVRPSPFLAREMERIKALAPGRRALDIACGEGRNAIFLARHGFEVTGLDISDVGLAKADRWATEAGVTVDFRWADLEDYCIDEEYDLIINFNFLLRDLIPQAFAALAPGGLLIVDTILESPETSGTHTAEYLLRYGELGKMFQALPGEVLFQEEVREVAEGEMPTARVLFRKRES from the coding sequence ATGGAAGAGGACAGGCTCAAATGGAATCTGCGTTTCGGATCGGAAGAGGCATTTCTGGGCGTGCGCCCCTCTCCGTTCCTGGCCCGGGAAATGGAACGCATAAAGGCCCTGGCTCCCGGTCGGCGGGCACTGGACATTGCCTGCGGCGAAGGGCGCAACGCGATCTTTCTGGCCCGGCACGGCTTTGAGGTAACCGGGCTGGACATCTCGGACGTGGGTCTGGCAAAAGCGGACCGGTGGGCGACTGAGGCGGGAGTAACGGTTGATTTCCGCTGGGCGGATCTGGAGGATTATTGCATTGACGAAGAATATGACCTGATCATCAATTTCAACTTCCTGCTGCGCGACCTGATTCCCCAGGCCTTTGCCGCCCTGGCGCCGGGGGGACTTCTGATCGTGGATACGATCCTGGAATCGCCTGAAACCTCGGGGACCCACACTGCCGAATACCTGCTGCGCTACGGGGAGCTGGGGAAGATGTTCCAAGCTCTGCCGGGAGAAGTGCTGTTCCAGGAAGAGGTGCGGGAGGTGGCAGAAGGAGAGATGCCGACCGCAAGGGTGCTGTTCAGGAAACGGGAGAGCTGA
- a CDS encoding polyprenol monophosphomannose synthase, producing MKSFVIIPTYNEKENIVRLAEEVLKQHPSINILFVDDNSPDGTGTIADELASSEERIRVLHRPGKLGLGSAYREGFRMALDLGADYIIEMDADFSHDPKILPVFLQAAASCDLVIGSRYLNGVSVVNWPLRRLMLSYFASVYARFVTGLKLMDCTSGFKCFRRETLESIDMERVKSDGYSFQIEMNYRCMEKGLRMIEVPIIFIDRHAGTSKISRKIVREAVVMVWKLRLGTVLRRIFGRKG from the coding sequence TTGAAATCATTTGTCATCATTCCTACCTACAACGAGAAAGAGAACATCGTCCGCCTGGCGGAAGAGGTTCTCAAGCAGCATCCCTCCATCAACATTCTGTTCGTGGACGACAATTCCCCCGATGGAACCGGCACGATTGCCGATGAACTGGCATCGTCCGAAGAGCGTATCCGGGTTCTGCACCGTCCGGGCAAGCTCGGTCTGGGGTCGGCATACCGTGAAGGATTCAGGATGGCGCTCGATCTGGGAGCCGACTACATCATCGAGATGGATGCCGACTTTTCGCACGATCCCAAGATCCTGCCGGTGTTTCTGCAAGCCGCCGCCTCCTGCGATCTTGTGATAGGTTCCCGGTACCTGAACGGCGTCAGTGTCGTCAACTGGCCGCTCCGCAGGTTGATGCTGAGCTATTTCGCCAGTGTCTATGCCCGTTTCGTCACCGGCCTGAAACTGATGGACTGCACCAGCGGCTTCAAGTGTTTCCGCCGCGAAACGCTGGAATCCATCGATATGGAGCGGGTCAAGTCCGACGGTTATTCATTCCAGATCGAAATGAATTACCGCTGCATGGAAAAAGGGCTGCGCATGATCGAGGTGCCGATCATCTTTATCGACCGTCATGCCGGCACCTCCAAGATTTCGCGGAAAATCGTGCGGGAAGCGGTGGTAATGGTGTGGAAACTGAGGCTGGGGACCGTTTTGCGACGGATATTCGGAAGAAAGGGTTAA
- a CDS encoding type II secretion system F family protein, whose protein sequence is MALYSCKLGSADGRIIYRELEASEPGALQKSLEEQGFFVFEVKKKPLQFLFDKGLRRRTIDNRSLLTFNQEMLVLIKAAMPIMQVLDTILEKHEGGRLSEVLRQVREDVKGGAALSVAMEKHGRFFPHLYVASIRAGERTGDLPRTIRRYIQYLKRVEAIRKKIVSALFYPVILLVVAFAAITLLLLYVVPTFSQVYAESGSQLPLPTQMLIDFTTFLRRFFLVGVVLAMAGVAVFRSWSSTEKGRFFVDRLKLRIPLLGDLYTKYSVASFTRTLATVLGSGIPIIESLRMSLGTLNNVFMERKLFEAVKLVEAGGRVSAAFERIEIMPPLALRMLGVGETTGALEEMLVDVSDYLEDELAERMNILTTAIEPAVMLVMGLVIGLIIIAMYLPIFKIAGTVG, encoded by the coding sequence ATGGCTCTTTACTCCTGCAAACTTGGTTCCGCTGACGGAAGAATTATTTACCGGGAACTTGAAGCTTCCGAACCGGGTGCGCTTCAGAAAAGTCTGGAGGAGCAGGGCTTTTTTGTTTTCGAAGTCAAAAAGAAGCCGTTGCAGTTTCTTTTTGACAAGGGGTTGCGTCGTCGCACGATCGATAACCGTTCCCTGCTTACCTTCAACCAGGAAATGCTGGTTCTGATCAAGGCGGCCATGCCGATCATGCAGGTTCTGGATACCATTCTGGAGAAGCATGAAGGGGGCAGGCTGTCAGAGGTTCTCCGGCAGGTACGCGAGGATGTAAAGGGTGGCGCGGCATTGTCAGTGGCCATGGAAAAGCATGGACGTTTCTTCCCGCACCTCTATGTGGCCTCGATCCGTGCCGGAGAGCGCACCGGCGATCTCCCCCGGACTATCCGGCGGTATATCCAGTATCTCAAGCGGGTGGAAGCGATCCGCAAGAAGATCGTCTCCGCCCTGTTTTATCCGGTGATCCTGCTGGTCGTTGCCTTCGCTGCCATAACGCTACTCCTTTTGTACGTCGTGCCCACCTTCAGCCAGGTGTATGCGGAATCCGGCTCGCAGCTGCCGCTTCCCACGCAGATGCTGATCGATTTTACCACGTTTCTGAGGCGTTTTTTCCTGGTGGGTGTCGTTCTGGCCATGGCAGGCGTGGCAGTCTTCCGCTCCTGGAGTTCCACGGAAAAGGGACGGTTTTTCGTCGACCGCCTGAAGCTGCGCATTCCGCTTCTCGGCGACCTCTACACGAAATATTCGGTAGCCTCGTTTACCCGCACCCTGGCCACGGTTTTGGGCAGCGGTATTCCCATCATCGAATCCTTGCGGATGTCGCTCGGCACTCTCAACAATGTCTTCATGGAAAGAAAACTCTTCGAGGCGGTCAAGCTGGTTGAGGCAGGGGGGCGGGTTTCCGCGGCCTTCGAACGGATAGAGATCATGCCGCCGCTCGCACTGCGCATGCTGGGGGTGGGGGAGACGACCGGAGCCCTGGAGGAGATGCTGGTGGATGTCTCGGACTACCTGGAGGACGAACTGGCGGAGCGGATGAACATTCTGACAACGGCGATCGAGCCGGCGGTCATGCTGGTGATGGGACTGGTGATCGGGCTGATCATCATTGCCATGTATCTGCCGATATTCAAGATCGCCGGGACGGTCGGCTAG
- a CDS encoding GspE/PulE family protein, producing MQSFRRKKIGEILVERGYLSVDQLPLVVERLSTSRQRFGEICLAEGLIDEEALARSLAEQFGLEYVDLEHFRMDESLLNSLPTDAIYRFRFVPLEMSDNTLTIAVSDPTDVVKLDELELLLDRSLRISIATESAIAAVVKSGEGARRVLREVSEDFMLQLVKETERGEEILSVESISDDTSPIIKLINTTILDSLNRRASDIHIETGHDGVEIKYRIDGVLYRANEPIDLHFQAPIISRLKVMSELDISERRIPQDGRFKVRFGAKSIDFRVSIMPSALGEDAVIRILDKESIASDLKGLSLENLGISEREIKRLRKKIREPYGMVLVTGPTGSGKTTTLYAALTEIHTGEDKIITIEDPVEYMLRGVLQIPVNEKKGLTFAKGLRSILRHDPDKIMVGEIRDSETAQIAVQSALTGHLVFTTVHANNVFDVIGRFIHMGIDPYNFVSSLNCVMAQRLVRRVCRKCRRAVTYTDEQFREAGVDPEIVRDATIYEARGCEECNGTGYRGRSAIVELLDLNDHIRDLIISKVPATQLKKAARDTGVVFLRDSAVEKLIAGDTTLKEINRVTFVE from the coding sequence ATGCAGTCTTTCAGACGCAAAAAAATCGGAGAAATTCTGGTCGAACGGGGCTATCTGTCCGTTGACCAGCTTCCTCTGGTCGTAGAAAGGCTTTCGACCAGCCGCCAGCGTTTCGGAGAAATCTGCCTGGCAGAGGGGCTAATCGATGAAGAGGCCCTTGCCCGGTCCCTGGCGGAGCAATTCGGCCTGGAGTACGTCGACCTCGAACACTTCAGGATGGACGAGAGCCTGCTGAACAGCCTGCCGACCGATGCCATCTACCGTTTCCGCTTCGTACCGCTCGAGATGTCGGACAACACGCTGACCATTGCCGTGTCCGATCCGACCGACGTGGTCAAGCTGGATGAACTGGAACTGCTGCTGGACCGCTCCCTGCGGATCAGCATCGCCACCGAATCGGCCATTGCCGCCGTGGTAAAATCGGGCGAAGGGGCCCGCCGGGTGCTGCGCGAGGTTTCGGAAGACTTCATGCTGCAGTTGGTAAAGGAAACCGAGCGGGGCGAAGAGATCCTCTCGGTCGAAAGCATTTCCGACGACACCAGTCCGATCATCAAGCTGATCAACACCACCATCCTCGATTCCCTGAATCGCCGCGCCAGCGATATCCACATCGAAACCGGCCATGACGGCGTTGAAATCAAGTACAGGATCGACGGCGTCCTGTATCGGGCCAACGAGCCGATCGACCTGCATTTCCAGGCCCCGATCATATCGCGCCTCAAGGTCATGAGCGAGCTGGACATTTCCGAACGGCGCATCCCGCAGGACGGCCGCTTCAAGGTCCGTTTCGGTGCGAAGTCCATCGATTTCCGCGTTTCGATCATGCCGAGCGCCCTGGGCGAGGACGCCGTTATCCGTATCCTCGACAAGGAAAGCATTGCCAGCGACCTGAAGGGGCTGTCGCTTGAGAACCTCGGTATCAGCGAGCGGGAGATCAAGCGGCTTCGCAAGAAGATCCGCGAGCCGTACGGCATGGTGCTGGTTACCGGGCCGACCGGCTCCGGCAAGACCACTACCCTGTACGCCGCCCTGACCGAGATCCATACCGGCGAGGACAAGATCATCACCATCGAGGACCCGGTCGAGTACATGCTGCGCGGCGTGCTGCAGATCCCGGTCAACGAGAAAAAGGGACTCACCTTTGCAAAGGGGCTGCGCTCCATCCTGCGCCACGACCCGGACAAGATCATGGTCGGCGAGATACGCGACTCCGAGACCGCCCAGATCGCCGTCCAGTCCGCATTGACCGGGCATCTGGTCTTTACCACCGTGCATGCCAACAACGTCTTCGATGTGATCGGGCGCTTCATCCACATGGGCATCGACCCCTACAATTTCGTTTCCAGCCTGAATTGCGTGATGGCCCAGCGGCTCGTGCGCCGGGTCTGCCGCAAGTGCCGCCGCGCTGTGACCTACACCGACGAACAGTTCCGCGAGGCCGGAGTGGACCCTGAAATCGTGCGGGATGCCACCATCTACGAGGCCCGCGGCTGCGAGGAGTGCAACGGGACCGGGTACCGCGGGCGGTCGGCCATCGTGGAGCTTCTGGACCTGAACGACCATATCCGCGACCTGATCATCAGCAAGGTTCCGGCGACCCAGCTCAAGAAAGCGGCCCGCGACACGGGAGTCGTGTTTCTAAGGGATTCGGCGGTGGAAAAACTGATCGCGGGAGACACCACTCTCAAGGAGATCAATCGCGTCACGTTCGTCGAGTGA
- the pilM gene encoding type IV pilus biogenesis protein PilM, with the protein MLFSRKALGVEVGPAGVVFALLGGRADAPRLERVASRPLMPGSMRTSLREQNILDPQHFGDRLREAHALTLFRGTRVSVTLPDAVGRILLLDVEGRFKSRSEALDIIRWKLKKQIPFDVAEAHLDYQLLRTRDNGDMALLVTLVSRTVIGQYEDMFTSAGFSPASIELNIFSICRAFESRLALAEDVALISFYDAILGIVVFNGGIPEFVRIKELPGSSAIDNRAYMEINNSLLAYRERFPERIVPKVYCLAAPAVASEFCGMASEAAGVETNLLEAKAIVKPSDSAPADQAALFPYTAAIGAAMRSL; encoded by the coding sequence ATGCTGTTTTCCAGGAAAGCGCTAGGAGTAGAGGTCGGTCCCGCCGGCGTCGTTTTCGCCCTGCTCGGGGGCAGAGCGGATGCTCCGCGTCTGGAGCGCGTGGCATCCCGCCCGCTGATGCCGGGATCAATGCGTACCTCACTGCGCGAACAGAACATACTCGATCCTCAGCATTTCGGCGACCGTCTGCGCGAGGCCCATGCCCTGACGCTTTTTCGCGGGACACGGGTTTCCGTAACCCTGCCCGATGCCGTGGGGCGAATCCTGCTGCTGGATGTGGAGGGGCGCTTCAAAAGCCGCAGCGAAGCGCTCGACATCATCCGCTGGAAACTGAAGAAGCAGATCCCGTTCGATGTGGCCGAGGCCCATCTGGATTACCAGTTGCTCCGGACGCGGGACAATGGCGACATGGCCCTGCTGGTGACACTGGTTTCCCGCACCGTCATCGGCCAGTACGAAGACATGTTCACTTCGGCCGGCTTCAGCCCGGCCAGCATCGAACTCAATATCTTCAGCATCTGCCGCGCGTTCGAATCGCGGCTGGCGCTGGCCGAGGACGTTGCCCTGATTTCCTTCTACGATGCCATCCTCGGCATTGTCGTCTTTAACGGCGGCATCCCCGAATTCGTGAGGATCAAGGAACTGCCCGGCTCTTCGGCAATCGACAACCGCGCCTACATGGAAATCAACAATTCGCTGCTGGCTTACCGGGAGCGCTTCCCGGAACGGATCGTGCCCAAGGTCTACTGCCTGGCCGCACCCGCGGTGGCGAGCGAGTTCTGCGGCATGGCCTCCGAGGCGGCCGGAGTGGAGACGAACCTGCTGGAAGCCAAAGCTATCGTGAAACCGTCCGACTCCGCCCCTGCCGATCAGGCAGCGCTCTTCCCCTACACTGCAGCCATCGGCGCCGCCATGAGGAGCCTGTGA
- a CDS encoding PilN domain-containing protein, whose translation MRFTINLATRTYLDHRLVNRVFALLILLMLAWMAWNVSRFWSDMGELQRLKADAASLEGRLNSRPTGVSEGDYKKLLARIGFYNAIIERKSYNWLGLLEQLEKSTPEGISLASVVSDTGNGQVKLEGRARSFAQVRAYLEKLEDSKAFTDIMLVSHHDLFLGEKTRGVQFAVDCRAVVP comes from the coding sequence ATGCGTTTCACCATCAATCTCGCCACCAGGACCTATCTCGACCACCGGCTGGTGAACCGCGTTTTTGCCCTCCTGATCCTGCTCATGCTGGCATGGATGGCCTGGAACGTCAGCCGTTTCTGGTCGGATATGGGGGAGCTTCAACGGCTCAAGGCCGATGCCGCTTCCCTGGAAGGGCGCCTGAACAGCCGTCCCACCGGGGTTTCGGAGGGGGATTACAAGAAGCTGCTGGCCAGGATCGGTTTCTACAACGCCATTATCGAGCGCAAGTCCTATAACTGGCTCGGATTGCTGGAACAGTTGGAAAAGAGTACGCCGGAGGGCATTTCGCTGGCATCGGTCGTGTCGGACACGGGTAACGGCCAGGTCAAACTCGAGGGGCGGGCGCGGTCCTTTGCCCAGGTGCGCGCCTATCTGGAAAAACTGGAAGATTCAAAGGCATTTACCGATATCATGCTGGTTTCCCATCACGATCTGTTCCTGGGTGAGAAAACGCGGGGAGTGCAGTTCGCCGTTGACTGCCGGGCGGTGGTGCCATGA
- the pilO gene encoding type 4a pilus biogenesis protein PilO yields the protein MIGVLQEIYRLKKRLVLVVGLLAILNVALACAVGYYTSPAVVEAQARWNDLRRKVALTGRGDVDAIYRQGKTDLETLKGRIPLKREFPRVLGDILEAASASGVTTANVSYKPQTVKDERLLAYGITMNVGGSYAALKSFIADLLKNRELVVVDGLSLVNADPYQESVTMNLHVTVYLREGA from the coding sequence ATGATCGGGGTGCTTCAGGAGATATACCGCCTGAAAAAGCGGCTGGTGCTGGTTGTCGGGCTGCTGGCGATCCTGAATGTCGCCCTGGCGTGCGCCGTCGGTTACTACACCTCGCCAGCCGTCGTGGAGGCGCAGGCCCGTTGGAACGACCTGCGGCGCAAGGTGGCACTCACCGGCCGCGGCGATGTGGATGCCATTTATCGCCAAGGCAAGACCGATCTGGAGACGCTCAAAGGGCGGATACCGCTCAAGCGGGAGTTCCCCCGAGTGCTGGGCGATATCCTGGAGGCAGCTTCTGCCAGCGGCGTGACCACCGCAAATGTCTCTTACAAGCCGCAAACGGTCAAAGACGAGCGTCTGCTGGCATATGGAATCACCATGAATGTGGGCGGAAGCTACGCCGCCCTCAAGAGTTTCATCGCTGACCTGCTGAAAAATCGCGAGCTGGTCGTGGTTGACGGGCTGAGCCTCGTCAATGCCGATCCTTACCAGGAATCGGTGACCATGAACCTGCACGTGACGGTCTACCTGCGGGAGGGTGCATGA
- a CDS encoding type II secretion system protein PulP, whose translation MNRQRLLLLILVILFVLSAIWSYLKWPRQRSVPQSTPGQAESSREKGRAATPAAPAAQKGGGTALRLDLLDREQPAFKGYRRNIFNPVFSDEAKIARQRAAAPKPVTPPPPVPKPAPVPVPPPVMPEPPRRELARFTFLGFLKKDGHRTIFLTKDGEIVLVRKGDRFAGRYQATSITDQALTITVTDTGEEIVIPLIENRQLLTAVK comes from the coding sequence ATGAACCGGCAGAGACTGCTCCTCCTGATCCTCGTGATCCTGTTTGTACTGAGCGCGATCTGGAGTTACCTGAAATGGCCGCGCCAGCGGAGTGTGCCCCAAAGCACGCCGGGGCAGGCGGAAAGCTCCAGGGAGAAGGGCAGGGCTGCGACGCCTGCAGCGCCCGCTGCGCAGAAAGGTGGTGGCACGGCGCTGCGGCTGGACCTGCTCGACCGCGAGCAGCCTGCCTTCAAGGGATATCGCCGCAATATCTTCAACCCGGTGTTTAGCGACGAGGCCAAGATCGCCCGGCAGAGGGCAGCTGCCCCGAAGCCGGTAACGCCTCCCCCCCCGGTCCCGAAGCCGGCGCCGGTGCCTGTCCCGCCACCGGTCATGCCGGAGCCACCCCGGCGCGAACTGGCGCGCTTCACCTTTCTCGGATTCCTGAAGAAGGACGGACACCGGACGATCTTTCTGACAAAGGATGGCGAGATCGTCCTGGTCAGGAAGGGGGACCGGTTTGCCGGGCGCTACCAAGCCACCTCCATCACCGACCAGGCCCTGACGATCACGGTGACCGATACGGGGGAAGAGATCGTCATCCCCTTGATCGAGAACAGGCAGTTACTCACAGCGGTAAAATAA